One window of Centropristis striata isolate RG_2023a ecotype Rhode Island chromosome 23, C.striata_1.0, whole genome shotgun sequence genomic DNA carries:
- the LOC131962300 gene encoding myoneurin-like, with protein sequence MADFSSRIVMSPEVPAAGGGSAGKAPSSSAAPGNGGWEGAASMDQITVVRIDDTHILEEQCLDPGKVKETPEFYEVEYSLPAAEEVVGEDEDDGVYVIEYSNPEEEGESYQFTMSVDRPLPTKKQIFKHPVQRGSAKAPLPLISRPPRPTRTRKRRKLAQEEEEDEEEDDEEEKEEVVSNKSMLELGEDYSGVMATSSGKGPLVCTLCPPPGKFFKRGAGLAVHLKHMHFMQGKKTFFCTSCQQSVRTQIELDQHTRRHANHDAVFTCSVCPEDAGYKGSKTGLKKHLEAEHPGLIPRCHVCHRAFKSLMSYLADQFRHVGVSPYHCAKCQIYEMTERGLTIHIKNHDKKKTTQQPEEQLQAPGSPAAGADNSATDDSDV encoded by the exons ATGGCTGACTTCAGCAGCAGGATCGTG ATGTCTCCTGAGGTCCCGGCGGCTGGAGGCGGGTCGGCAGGGAAAGCGCCGTCGTCCTCGGCGGCGCCAGGAAACGGAGGCTGGGAGGGCGCCGCGTCGATGGACCAGATCACGGTGGTCCGGATCGACGACACGCACATCTTAGAGGAGCAGTGTCTCGACCCGGGGAAGGTGAAAGAAACGCCAGAGTTCTACGAGGTGGAGTACTCGCTGCCGGCGGCGGAGGAGGTGGTGGGCGAGGACGAGGACGATGGCGTCTACGTCATCGAGTACTCCAACCCCGAGGAGGAGGGCGAGAGCTACCAGTTCACCATGTCGGTGGACCGGCCGCTGCCCACCAAGAAGCAGATATTCAAACATCCCGTGCAGCGAGGGAGCGCCAAAGCTCCTCTACCGCTGATCTCCAGACCGCCGCGGCCCACGAggacgaggaagaggaggaagctcgcacaggaggaggaggaagacgaagaggaggacgacgaggaggagaaggaggaggtggtgagCAATAAGTCCATGCTGGAGCTGGGCGAGGACTACAGTGGCGTCATGGCGACCAGCTCCGGTAAAGGCCCGCTGGTGTGCACGCTCTGCCCGCCGCCCGGGAAGTTCTTCAAGCGCGGCGCGGGCCTGGCGGTGCACCTGAAGCACATGCACTTCATGCAGGGCAAGAAGACGTTCTTCTGCACGTCCTGCCAGCAGTCGGTCCGCACGCAGATCGAGCTGGACCAGCACACCAGGCGCCACGCCAACCACGACGCCGTGTTCACCTGCAGCGTCTGCCCCGAGGACGCCGGCTACAAGGGCTCCAAGACGGGGCTGAAGAAGCACCTGGAGGCGGAGCACCCGGGCCTCATCCCCCGCTGCCACGTCTGCCACCGCGCCTTCAAGTCGCTCATGTCGTACCTGGCCGACCAGTTCAGGCACGTGGGCGTGTCGCCGTACCACTGCGCCAAGTGTCAGATCTACGAAATGACTGAGAGAGGTCTGACCATCCACATCAAGAACCACGACAAGAAGAAGACGACGCAGCAGCCGGAGGAGCAGCTGCAGGCGCCGGGATCCCCCGCCGCCGGCGCCGATAACTCCGCCACGGACGACTCCGACGTCTGA
- the eif1axb gene encoding eukaryotic translation initiation factor 1A X-linked b: MPKNKGKGGKNRRRGKNENESEKRELVFKEDGQEYAQVIKMLGNGRLEAMCFDGTKRLCHIRGKLRKKVWINTSDIILVGLRDYQDNKADVILKYNADEARSLKAYGELPEHAKINETDTFGPGDDDEIQFDDIGDDDEDIDDI; the protein is encoded by the exons ATGCCCAAAAATAAAG GTAAGGGAGGAAAGAATCGGCGACGTGGAAAGAACGAGAATGAGTCTGAGAAGAGAGAGCTGGTGTTCAAGGAGGATGGACAGG AATACGCTCAGGTGATTAAAATGCTGGGGAACGGACGTCTGGAGGCCATGTGCTTCGATGGAACCAAGCGGCTTTGCCACATCAGAGGAAAACTCCGGAAAAAG GTTTGGATTAACACGTCAGACATCATCCTGGTCGGACTGAGAGATTACCAG GACAACAAAGCTGACGTCATCCTCAAGTACAACGCAGACGAGGCTCGCAGTTTGAAAGCGTACGGAGAGCTGCCGGAGCACG CCAAAATCAACGAGACAGACACCTTCGGGCCCGGAGACGATGATGAGATCCAGTTTGATGACATTGGCGACGATGACGAGGACATTGATGAT